ACCTAGAGCAACGCTGTGGAGTTAGGGTCATTGACCGCACGGAATTAATTTTGGATATTTTTGCTCAGCGGGCCCAATCCAGGGCCGGTAAATTACAGGTGGAATTGGCCCAATTAGAATACCTGCTACCCAAATTGGTGGGTCGAGGCCAGGGCATGTCCAGGTTGGGGGGAGGCATCGGCACTAGGGGGCCAGGGGAAACCAAGCTGGAAACGGAACGGCGCACCATCCAAAGTCGCATTGCCAAGCTACAAAAGCAGGTTAATGAGTTACAGTCCCATCGCTCCCGGCTAAGGAATCAACGCCAACAACAGGCTGTCCCCACCGTGGCGATCGTCGGTTACACCAATGCGGGCAAATCTACTTTACTTAATGCTCTCACCCAAGCGGATATTTACGCCGCGGACCAATTGTTTGCCACGTTGGACCCCACCACCAGGCGTTTATCCTTGTTGGATCCGGAGAATCAAACCTACCATCCCATTTTGCTAACGGATACGGTGGGCTTTATCCATAAATTGCCCGACGCTTTGGTGGATGCGTTTCGGGCCACGTTAGAAGAAGTAACGGAGGCGGATCTACTGCTCCAAGTGGTGGACCTATCCGACCGAGCTTGGCGACGGCAAATTGCCTCAGTGGCTAATATTTTGGCAGAAATGCCTCTTGCTACGGCCCCCATGGTGATGGTGTTCAACAAAATTGACCAGGTGCCCAGCGAAGCTTTAGCAGCGGCCCAAGCGGATTATCCCGAGGCAATTTTCCTGGCGGCGGCCCAGGGCATTGGCTTGGAAACTCTGAAAAAACGTTTACTAGAGCAAATTCTGACGGATTTGACTGATTAGTGTCTATTTCACACTAATTATCGCTCTTCTATCATTGTGGGTAGGATAAAATGGAGAAGATAGTCTGAAATGCAGAGGTGGTATATGGTTGCCCTACGTGAAGCAAAAGAAACAGTACAATTCATTGACAAATACTGCGAAGGATACAGAGACTTATTTTATTTCCAGAAGTGAGAAGCTTTGAATACTTGCATCTAGGATTAATTGCGAATATCAAGAGAAAAACCTTCCCAGAAATAGCTAAGGTAGTAGGACTAGAAAATGGACAAGGATTTGACTATTTCTTCGGTAAAAGCCCTTGGTTGTTAGAGGAGGTGAGGGAAAGAAGAATTAATAAAATTCTGAGTTTTGCGGAAGGAGAAGCAATAACAATGCTCATAGACGAAACAGGGGATAGGAAAAAAGGAAGAAAGACAGATTATGTTGCGCGTCAGTATATTGGCAATCTAGGAAAAATAGAAAATGGAATAGTAGAGGTGATGTGTTATGGAATTATAAAGGGAATGACAGTACCATTAATCAGCAAAGTATATAAATCAGAGACAAGACTAAAAGAGGGGGATAAATACAAAAGTAAACCAGAGATAGCAGGGGAAATTATCAAAGAAATAAAAGAGCTTGGTTTCAATATAAAGGTAGTACTAGCAGATAGTGAATATGGAGAGAGCAGCGAAAACTTTGTAAGAGTATTAGAAAAAGAAAATCTAGAATATGTACTAGCTATAAGGAGTAATCATGGAGTCTGGCTTGGGAAAGAGGAAAGAGTAAGAGCGAACAAATGGGGAAAATTTGAGAGAGAATTTGCAAGTGGAAAGTCGGAAATAAGATACGTGAGAGAAATTATTTATGGAAAGAGAGGGGAAAAAAGATATTGGCAAGTAACGAATAACAAGGAGAAAATGCCGTCAAATTCAACGTATTGTATTATGACAAAAGTATCAGAAATAAAATATAAAGAAGTGGGTAACTTATATGGAGCAAGGAACTGGATAGAGTATGGATTAAAGC
The genomic region above belongs to Synechocystis sp. PCC 6803 substr. PCC-P and contains:
- the hflX gene encoding GTPase HflX, which encodes MELAQRLGAISQEIKQPVSVYVNRRGQIIRVGVGTPRQTQIPPLELPRYGEKRLSGIRCLTTDLKGEAPRESSLIAMALQRLDALVVLSVTGQGFAKRGGGVTGYIDTGYLAHLLPQSSDDMGDRVADWVVSPAVALEDLAEEAILDLVESLEAEFEREFIARQVEAGQERVLVMGLKTSELDDQSFAEGLTELERLVDSAGAQVLQVMQQNRSKPHPQTVVGEGKVEELALAVQTTGANLVVFDRDLSAAQVRNLEQRCGVRVIDRTELILDIFAQRAQSRAGKLQVELAQLEYLLPKLVGRGQGMSRLGGGIGTRGPGETKLETERRTIQSRIAKLQKQVNELQSHRSRLRNQRQQQAVPTVAIVGYTNAGKSTLLNALTQADIYAADQLFATLDPTTRRLSLLDPENQTYHPILLTDTVGFIHKLPDALVDAFRATLEEVTEADLLLQVVDLSDRAWRRQIASVANILAEMPLATAPMVMVFNKIDQVPSEALAAAQADYPEAIFLAAAQGIGLETLKKRLLEQILTDLTD
- a CDS encoding IS701-like element IS4Sa2 family transposase, with amino-acid sequence MRSFEYLHLGLIANIKRKTFPEIAKVVGLENGQGFDYFFGKSPWLLEEVRERRINKILSFAEGEAITMLIDETGDRKKGRKTDYVARQYIGNLGKIENGIVEVMCYGIIKGMTVPLISKVYKSETRLKEGDKYKSKPEIAGEIIKEIKELGFNIKVVLADSEYGESSENFVRVLEKENLEYVLAIRSNHGVWLGKEERVRANKWGKFEREFASGKSEIRYVREIIYGKRGEKRYWQVTNNKEKMPSNSTYCIMTKVSEIKYKEVGNLYGARNWIEYGLKQIKNELEWADFRMMDYSRIEKWREIVMSVYLMASLQIENLPPHDNSLNKSKQTREIAYQNIQKHPWWNQKVDGKTYLTT